The following coding sequences are from one Thermoanaerobaculum aquaticum window:
- a CDS encoding hotdog family protein yields MSRRQPDPLPHQPPFRFAERKGEEVVVVPAAGAAESFSFPVPLTMLTEAMAQAILLTDPPEQNEGLRLVAIDQASLRQEVNAGDRLSVVCRKEASFGKLRRYSCRALRGGTLVAEVTVTVGF; encoded by the coding sequence GTGTCCAGGAGGCAGCCTGATCCCCTCCCTCACCAACCCCCTTTCCGCTTTGCCGAGCGCAAAGGGGAAGAGGTGGTGGTTGTTCCTGCCGCCGGTGCCGCCGAAAGCTTTTCCTTTCCCGTCCCCCTCACCATGCTGACGGAAGCTATGGCGCAAGCGATTCTGCTCACCGATCCCCCGGAGCAAAATGAGGGCTTGCGGCTGGTGGCCATTGACCAGGCCAGCCTCCGGCAGGAGGTGAACGCTGGGGACCGCCTTTCGGTGGTTTGCCGGAAGGAGGCGAGCTTTGGGAAGCTCAGGCGCTACTCGTGTCGAGCCCTCCGGGGTGGCACTCTGGTGGCGGAAGTGACGGTCACTGTGGGTTTTTGA
- a CDS encoding STAS domain-containing protein: MDLKKYSEQGVTVLELAGNVKLGESAKQLAAEIERVFQETSGGLLLDVARIDYVDSTGIGELVGYLQKFTQAGRRMALLRPHQRLEALLKLTQLDRIFPIFWEREKALAFLSGEQGG, encoded by the coding sequence ATGGATCTCAAAAAGTACAGCGAACAAGGCGTCACGGTCCTGGAGCTTGCGGGCAACGTCAAGCTGGGAGAGTCAGCCAAGCAACTGGCCGCAGAAATCGAGCGGGTCTTTCAGGAGACCTCCGGCGGGTTGCTTTTGGACGTGGCGCGCATTGATTACGTGGATTCCACCGGCATCGGTGAGCTGGTGGGTTACCTCCAGAAGTTCACACAAGCGGGCCGCCGCATGGCCCTCCTCCGCCCCCATCAGCGGTTGGAGGCGCTTTTGAAGCTTACGCAGCTGGACCGCATCTTTCCCATCTTCTGGGAACGGGAAAAGGCGCTCGCTTTTCTCAGCGGTGAGCAGGGGGGATGA